One region of Polaribacter pectinis genomic DNA includes:
- a CDS encoding TonB-dependent receptor — MDIKLFFLTFVIALSTYSQESQHTVSGNVVDNFGNPLFGASVVLGNNLRTTITGEDGRYILKFIPNGNYLVKVSYLGFISSSREISLENTSNKKLTINFTLTESVEGLKGVSIKTKTEKTKKETQGFAVNVIKTKDVSPRNIQTNELLNTTVGVKIRQNGGLGSDVNYSLNGLSGNAVRIFIDGIPISMYGSSYNLNSIPPSMIKNIEIYKGVVPGHLSDDALGGAINIVLNNDDKTNLNASISYGSFNTTQANVNGLYRLKKSGFTIKSAIFHNYSDNDYKVSGRSVVDTGLGGVQTPITAKRFNDAYKSSGVLFQTGYTDVKWANQFLIGLNASKDYKEVQHGAFMTITPYKGRFLKSDALLANIIYKKKNLFTKGLDVNINGLYGKRNRAVNDTLAAAYSWTGERAIDYKGDEYDYTWGSQQEGGPTLAKIKRNVASIRTGLSYAVNKQHKILANHVYSGVDREDSDVLVSVLENTFKGTRNIYKNIYSLTYEFTTFENRLRTSVFGKHYQQKTTSIDPEIKTDANGVKSIVDEVVSSNIDQDGYGFAASYAITPVVTLLASAEKAVRLPDETEVFGNDGDNVVANPTINPEQSKNYNLGFRFGTFNIKNHDFSISTNVFTRNIKDRIGLPLETSFNVDDELIVYVNQGSGTSKGIDAQLSYTYNRNFGLNFNISRFDLKIINNNVEIDVPNTPFYTMNGSLRYSFKNLFQKESRLNIFYSMYFTDEFSYLVPQGSNTVGNDFFKIPQQLAQDFGLSYSFPNKKLVASFDIKNIFDKPVFDNLSVQKPGRAFYIKLNYTINKFN, encoded by the coding sequence GTGGATATAAAATTATTTTTCTTAACGTTTGTTATAGCGCTATCAACATATTCTCAAGAGAGTCAACATACAGTTTCAGGAAATGTAGTTGATAACTTTGGAAACCCATTATTTGGAGCTTCGGTAGTTCTTGGTAACAATTTACGAACTACAATTACAGGAGAAGATGGTAGATATATTCTTAAATTTATTCCAAATGGAAACTATTTAGTTAAAGTATCATATTTGGGTTTTATTTCAAGTTCTAGAGAAATAAGTCTAGAAAATACCAGCAATAAAAAGCTAACCATAAATTTTACATTAACGGAAAGTGTAGAGGGTTTAAAGGGAGTAAGTATTAAAACTAAAACAGAAAAAACTAAAAAAGAAACACAAGGCTTTGCAGTAAATGTTATTAAAACCAAAGATGTAAGTCCTAGAAACATACAAACTAACGAATTATTAAACACAACAGTTGGTGTAAAAATTCGTCAAAATGGTGGTTTGGGTTCCGATGTTAATTACAGTTTAAATGGTTTATCTGGCAATGCAGTAAGAATTTTTATAGATGGTATTCCTATTTCTATGTATGGATCTTCTTACAATTTAAACAGTATTCCTCCATCAATGATTAAGAACATTGAAATTTATAAAGGTGTTGTTCCTGGTCATTTGTCTGATGATGCTTTGGGAGGCGCAATTAACATTGTACTTAATAATGATGATAAAACAAACTTAAATGCATCTATTTCTTACGGGTCATTTAATACCACGCAAGCAAATGTTAATGGTTTGTATCGATTAAAAAAATCTGGATTTACTATAAAATCAGCTATTTTTCATAATTATTCTGATAATGATTATAAAGTATCTGGAAGAAGTGTTGTAGATACTGGTTTAGGAGGTGTACAAACACCAATTACAGCCAAGAGATTTAATGATGCCTACAAATCTTCAGGAGTATTATTTCAAACTGGTTACACAGATGTAAAGTGGGCAAATCAATTTTTAATTGGCTTAAATGCATCTAAAGATTATAAAGAAGTACAACATGGTGCTTTTATGACCATAACACCCTACAAAGGCAGATTTTTAAAATCAGATGCCTTATTAGCAAATATAATTTATAAAAAGAAAAACCTTTTTACTAAAGGGCTAGATGTTAATATAAACGGTTTATATGGTAAAAGAAACCGAGCTGTAAATGATACCCTTGCTGCAGCTTATAGTTGGACTGGAGAAAGAGCTATAGATTATAAAGGTGATGAATACGATTATACTTGGGGTTCCCAACAAGAAGGAGGACCAACGTTAGCAAAAATTAAAAGAAATGTAGCGTCTATAAGAACAGGGCTTTCTTATGCTGTTAACAAGCAGCATAAAATTTTAGCAAACCATGTTTATAGTGGTGTAGATAGAGAAGATAGTGATGTTTTAGTTTCTGTATTAGAAAATACTTTTAAAGGTACTCGAAATATTTACAAAAACATATACTCTTTAACCTATGAGTTTACAACTTTTGAAAATAGATTAAGAACAAGCGTATTTGGAAAACATTATCAACAAAAAACTACAAGTATAGATCCAGAAATAAAAACGGACGCTAACGGAGTTAAAAGTATTGTAGACGAAGTTGTAAGTAGCAATATAGACCAAGATGGCTATGGTTTTGCAGCTTCTTATGCAATTACACCAGTAGTTACTTTATTGGCTTCTGCAGAAAAAGCAGTGCGTTTACCAGATGAAACAGAAGTTTTTGGTAATGATGGAGATAATGTTGTAGCAAACCCAACTATAAATCCAGAACAAAGTAAAAACTATAATTTAGGTTTTAGATTTGGAACTTTCAATATAAAAAACCATGATTTTTCTATTTCTACAAATGTTTTTACTCGAAATATTAAAGATAGAATTGGCTTACCTCTAGAAACCTCTTTTAATGTTGATGATGAATTAATAGTATACGTAAATCAAGGAAGCGGAACTTCTAAAGGTATAGATGCACAATTAAGTTATACTTATAACAGAAATTTTGGTTTAAATTTTAATATATCTCGTTTCGATTTAAAAATTATAAATAATAATGTAGAAATAGATGTACCAAACACACCTTTTTATACAATGAACGGTAGTTTACGATACTCTTTTAAAAATTTATTTCAAAAAGAATCTAGATTAAACATTTTCTACTCTATGTATTTTACAGATGAGTTTTCTTACCTAGTACCTCAAGGATCCAATACAGTTGGTAATGATTTTTTTAAAATACCTCAACAACTAGCTCAAGATTTTGGTCTTAGTTATTCATTTCCAAACAAGAAACTTGTTGCTAGTTTCGATATTAAAAACATATTCGATAAACCTGTATTTGACAATTTATCTGTACAAAAACCTGGAAGAGCTTTTTACATAAAATTAAATTACACAATCAATAAATTTAACTAA
- a CDS encoding ankyrin repeat domain-containing protein, whose amino-acid sequence MKKLIILLLLIVPIFVFSQRGQGQQNTNEFHNRDFWKTQPDVATIKQKIKEGNDPVKLNQAAFDALCYAIMANAPLATIEYLLSLSGNNINKSTHDGRSYLMWAGSAGNIETMKLLLSKGADTKVVGSHGFNWFTFTVNAGHENTDIYDLMIANGVDLKETNRAGANAILLIAPHSNDGKVIEYFQKKGLDIKATDKKENNLLFYAAKGGNIDLIKKYIAKGFDYKKVNTDGENIVLFASHGGRRSSNPLKVYQYFDSLGLNMILTNNNSENALHNIALNTKDVNIVDFFIKKGVNIHQQNKEGNTPFLNAAKGNNLLVLEKLAPLSKNINQQNKEGFSAIIYATKSMNIEAFNFLKQNGANVNTVDAEGNNLYYHLFNAFSRRNSKTFTAFEKTLATANVSFKNASKNENLLHIAIAKGENKIIKKALELGADINQKNNDGLTPLHLAAMKAKDVKLLQLLISKGADKKILTDFNESAFDLAKENELLSKSDITFLKQS is encoded by the coding sequence ATGAAAAAATTAATCATTTTACTATTGTTAATAGTTCCAATTTTTGTTTTCTCACAAAGAGGACAAGGACAGCAAAACACCAACGAATTTCATAACAGAGATTTTTGGAAAACGCAACCAGATGTTGCAACCATAAAGCAAAAAATAAAAGAAGGTAATGATCCTGTAAAACTAAATCAAGCAGCTTTTGATGCTCTTTGTTATGCTATTATGGCAAATGCTCCTTTAGCAACAATTGAGTATTTATTGTCTTTATCAGGTAACAATATTAATAAATCGACTCATGATGGTAGAAGTTATTTAATGTGGGCAGGTTCCGCTGGCAATATAGAAACCATGAAACTATTATTAAGTAAAGGTGCTGATACAAAAGTAGTAGGTAGCCATGGTTTTAATTGGTTTACGTTTACGGTAAATGCAGGTCATGAAAATACAGATATTTACGATTTAATGATTGCAAATGGTGTCGATTTAAAAGAAACGAATCGAGCAGGAGCAAATGCAATTTTATTAATAGCACCACATAGTAATGACGGAAAAGTTATTGAGTATTTTCAGAAAAAAGGATTAGATATTAAAGCAACAGATAAAAAAGAAAACAATCTTTTGTTTTATGCTGCTAAAGGTGGAAATATCGATTTAATAAAAAAATACATCGCTAAAGGTTTTGACTATAAAAAAGTGAATACTGATGGAGAAAATATCGTGCTTTTTGCAAGTCATGGAGGAAGACGAAGTAGTAACCCACTTAAGGTTTACCAATATTTTGATTCTTTAGGTTTGAATATGATATTAACAAATAACAACTCTGAAAATGCTTTACATAATATTGCATTAAATACTAAAGATGTTAATATTGTTGACTTTTTTATAAAAAAAGGAGTTAACATTCATCAACAAAATAAAGAAGGAAATACTCCTTTTTTAAATGCTGCAAAAGGAAATAATCTTTTAGTTTTAGAAAAATTAGCACCATTATCTAAAAACATCAATCAACAAAACAAAGAAGGTTTTTCTGCTATAATTTATGCAACAAAAAGTATGAATATAGAGGCTTTTAATTTTTTAAAACAAAATGGAGCAAATGTGAATACTGTTGATGCTGAAGGAAACAACTTATATTATCATTTATTTAATGCTTTTAGTAGAAGAAATAGCAAAACATTTACTGCTTTTGAAAAGACTTTAGCAACTGCAAATGTTTCATTTAAAAATGCTTCAAAAAACGAAAATTTACTACACATTGCAATTGCAAAAGGCGAAAATAAAATAATAAAAAAAGCTTTAGAATTGGGCGCAGATATTAATCAAAAAAATAACGATGGATTAACACCATTACATTTAGCGGCAATGAAAGCTAAAGATGTAAAATTGTTACAACTTTTAATAAGCAAAGGCGCAGATAAAAAAATACTTACCGATTTTAACGAAAGTGCTTTTGATTTAGCTAAAGAAAACGAACTGTTAAGCAAAAGTGATATTACATTTTTAAAACAATCTTAA
- a CDS encoding DUF2271 domain-containing protein, which translates to MKLYKFVLGIFCLSFMAFTTIKNIELTSKYKCMVQLKNYEGEGAYVVASIVDKDNNYIKTLHILGDDEKWYPDIPTWWSFFETAKDTQVDAISGATIAGGERAIFTIQLDESYLTAGNKLRFETAVEHQDYFEKDLEILLESENLKNKFEGTGYIRYVRIIPN; encoded by the coding sequence ATGAAACTTTATAAATTCGTTCTTGGAATATTTTGTTTGTCATTTATGGCTTTTACAACCATAAAAAACATCGAACTTACATCGAAATACAAATGTATGGTTCAGTTAAAAAACTATGAAGGAGAAGGCGCTTATGTTGTGGCATCAATAGTTGATAAAGACAATAATTATATAAAAACGCTACATATTTTAGGCGATGATGAAAAGTGGTATCCAGATATACCAACATGGTGGTCTTTTTTTGAAACCGCAAAAGATACCCAAGTAGATGCAATTTCAGGAGCCACTATTGCTGGAGGAGAACGTGCTATTTTTACTATTCAGTTAGATGAATCTTATTTAACAGCAGGAAATAAATTAAGATTTGAAACGGCTGTAGAACATCAAGATTATTTTGAAAAAGATTTAGAAATTTTGTTAGAAAGTGAAAACTTAAAAAACAAATTTGAAGGCACAGGATATATTCGTTACGTTAGAATTATACCAAACTAA